The Vibrio toranzoniae sequence CTCGCGTATTGTTGGTGAAAAAGGCCACGTGGTTCTTGCTGATATCAACAATTCAATGCTGAATGTTGGCCGTGATAAGCTGCGAGATAACGGTATTGTGGGCAATGTGCACTACGTACAAGCCAATGCTGAAGACCTACCATTTCCAGATAACTACTTTGATTGCATTACGATCAGCTTCTGTCTGCGTAACGTAACCGATAAAGACCAAGCATTGCGTTCAATGTTCCGCGTACTTAAGCCGGGCGGCCGCCTGTTGGTTCTGGAGTTTTCGAAGCCAGTACTTGAGCCACTATCGAAAGTGTATGACGCATACTCCTTTCACTTGTTACCTAAAATTGGTGAGCTGATTGTCAATGATGCAGACAGCTACCGCTACCTTGCCGAATCTATCCGCATGCACCCAAATCAAGAAACT is a genomic window containing:
- the ubiE gene encoding bifunctional demethylmenaquinone methyltransferase/2-methoxy-6-polyprenyl-1,4-benzoquinol methylase UbiE, with translation MMDTSVQTNSEVESETTHFGFETVAKDEKVAKVAEVFHSVAAKYDIMNDLMSGGVHRLWKRFTIDCSGVRPGQRVLDLGGGTGDLTAKFSRIVGEKGHVVLADINNSMLNVGRDKLRDNGIVGNVHYVQANAEDLPFPDNYFDCITISFCLRNVTDKDQALRSMFRVLKPGGRLLVLEFSKPVLEPLSKVYDAYSFHLLPKIGELIVNDADSYRYLAESIRMHPNQETLEGMMQEAGFENTKYYNLTGGIVALHRGYKF